In Nerophis lumbriciformis linkage group LG04, RoL_Nlum_v2.1, whole genome shotgun sequence, a single window of DNA contains:
- the LOC133604908 gene encoding complexin-3-like, with protein MESLGRVKKSLWTPVRKLTGYLGGLRDRKLCGGNKRRRRGGGRGGGRSKSAKKPPFGKTDTRHPSRSYQADLDKQRKLGEDKNAKKNSERAAMRAHFRRKYHLSEDAKDSDHLRRVGGRVSLPRQLSELVCPANKTKDEDFSLLNAFQGLSLAKGSKSAPPTPARGRACQVM; from the exons ATGGAGTCCCTGGGCAGAGTGAAGAAGTCCCTGTGGACGCCCGTCAGGAAGCTGACCGGCTACCTGGGAGGTCTGAGGGACAGGAAGTTGTGCGGCGGCAACAAGAGAAGAAGACGtgggggaggaagaggaggaggacgaaGCAAGTCAGCCAAAAAGCCTCCCTTTGGAAAAACTGACACCAGACATCCCAGTCGCTCCTACCAGGCGGATCTGGACAAGCAGAG GAAGCTTGGTGAAGACAAGAATGCTAAGAAGAACAGTGAGAGAGCAGCAATGAGAGCTCATTTCAGGAGGAAATATCATCTTTCTGAG GACGCCAAGGACTCGGACCACCTGAGGCGTGTTGGCGGCAGAGTCTCGCTCCCCCGCCAGCTGTCCGAGCTGGTCTGTCCCGCCAACAAGACCAAGGACGAGGACTTCAGCCTGCTCAACGCCTTCCAAGGCCTCAGCTTGGCCAAAGGCAGCAAGTCAGCCCCGCCCACACCTGCGAGGGGGCGGGCTTGTCAAGTCATGTGA